In a genomic window of Meriones unguiculatus strain TT.TT164.6M chromosome 8, Bangor_MerUng_6.1, whole genome shotgun sequence:
- the Ppp1r26 gene encoding protein phosphatase 1 regulatory subunit 26 — protein MFLMNAPPVVALQSRWEAFGQPRNFCFPDCFSESKEEDTSRASVSARVQMLISTLQRDEAALGMSHERVTQRGQRAERCRDSRLAPKPAVCKEQPEFPACGLVANCNPLEKDEAGRQGPLELDSDSDDSVDRDIEEAIQEYLKAKGGASEPMSRGPPCVPEPAHSSTLPIPCTPQLTPGSGSDPVGASEDHGSTSPASMSSEDSFEQSIRAEIEQFLNEKRQHENPKCDGSVDKKSDPNESPARLRGNQETSARAALIGTCKEFIFRKPPRLTKMNTQPRNFRPKVTTEPETLVNTKLTAHRPEAAQNRGGVRRSMPARRSKRIRSLAPVQPASDSSSDDGIEEAIQLYQLEKTRKEASGDPPLRAQLKEESPGSAQPSALPEVPRRASSKKKLAVPKVVDTNLAGLHPDPVSKVIKDTRASVPSGHTAAKSEAVHHASCLADTSTELMCAEAILDISKTILPAPMEGSDRLPSMTPLFCPPPMPPHSEGDSSNIDSDDSIEQEIRTFLALKAQVGSPQPTQGLLSSPGPSGQPGIPKAPLAKTPDLPLGCKRKRRNGGNTMVTKKIREGSARDSDHIQGKVQPGHDGWDPLSPSKVTEAPGGEAEAKDQPVTSRTVGLSDTQLSQGHGGLGKASEGKSAIEKESSEDKSSSLDSDEDLDMAIKDLLRSKRKFKKRCREPRAACKKVRFGTTETRGGEKLSSLPGDWKDQGQHALRSCLPKCRGDGKDSPGRSPVSISGRVAERVKLGGMGAEDAAPALLPRRKSPEETPTSKDTVSSSHPPSASVPLSEDSSVDSDDSIELEIRKFLAEKAKESVRSSEPQGVPAKPEMPCRKEPTPSLQPGVCTRSQKARGTPQLAEGRRGPERARTQAANLLSQTGRVPPRAEQATRLPTALGRSEPALPKNTSRNSCAKASPPNRKSASVHKDQRGTQTAVAESVFSQLPSYTEAGSAGGAFHLNYGSQNLLTPKPGPQADLTLPWSDFAHQSRLSSPWALNSGQGTVWTGVFRGEKEKGATSQAGVPPSLSSGPRKSLPFLSTQLFHFGKSVSWGAKQAGLFSPNLGLPLQGPAFSAFREPQPGHSPVFGSPHLLMKDSGQWSSRKAQGPLRQQDRRNSSSEDNVLDLRYRHRVDREHQDQEALGSDASEFSDTSIEDGGSATVSSKGLKL, from the coding sequence ATGTTCCTCATGAACGCCCCTCCAGTGGTGGCGCTCCAGTCCAGATGGGAGGCCTTTGGCCAGCCCAGGAACTTCTGCTTTCCTGACTGCTTCTCTGAGTCTAAAGAAGAGGACACCTCCAGGGCATCAGTGAGTGCCAGGGTACAGATGCTCATTAGCACACTGCAGAGAGACGAGGCTGCCCTGGGCATGAGCCATGAGCGTGTCACACAAAGAGGCCAACGTGCAGAGAGGTGCCGGGACAGCAGGCTGGCCCCCAAACCTGCTGTGTGCAAAGAGCAGCCAGAGTTCCCTGCTTGTGGTCTTGTTGCAAACTGCAACCCCCTGGAGAAAGATGAAGCTGGGAGACagggtcccttggaactggattCTGACAGTGATGACTCTGTGGACCGAGACATTGAGGAGGCCATCCAAGAGTACCTGAAGGCCAAGGGTGGAGCTTCTGAGCCTATGTCCCGAGGTCCCCCCTGTGTCCCAGAGCCTGCCCACAGCAGTACCCTGCCTATCCCGTGTACCCCACAACTCACGCCTGGCTCAGGTAGTGATCCTGTGGGAGCCAGCGAGGACCACGGCTCTACTTCCCCAGCTAGCATGAGCAGCGAGGACTCCTTTGAACAGAGCATCCGAGCCGAAATAGAACAGTTTCTTAATGAGAAAAGACAGCATGAAAACCCAAAGTGTGATGGGTCTGTGGATAAAAAATCAGACCCAAATGAAAGCCCTGCCAGACTTAGAGGGAACCAAGAGACCTCAGCCAGGGCAGCTCTGATAGGAACCTGTAAGGAATTTATTTTCCGAAAACCTCCCAGGTTGACGAAGATGAACACACAGCCCAGAAACTTCCGGCCAAAGGTCACCACAGAGCCTGAGACTCTGGTCAACACAAAGCTGACTGCCCACAGGCCAGAGGCTGCACAGAACAGGGGTGGAGTGAGGAGGAGCATGCCTGCCAGGCGCAGCAAGCGGATCAGGAGCCTAGCCCCAGTGCAACCGGCATCTGACTCCAGCAGCGATGATGGCATTGAGGAGGCCATCCAGCTATACCAGCTAGAGAAAACCAGGAAGGAGGCCAGTGGGGACCCACCTCTGAGAGCCCAGCTGAAAGAGGAGAGCCCTGGCAGTGCCCAGCCAAGTGCCTTGCCTGAAGTCCCCAGGAGAGCCTCTAGCAAGAAAAAGCTGGCAGTTCCAAAGGTTGTGGACACCAATCTGGCGGGCCTCCACCCTGACCCCGTCTCCAAGGTCATAAAGGACACAAGAGCCTCTGTACCTTCAGGGCACACAGCTGCCAAGAGTGAAGCTGTCCACCATGCCTCATGCCTAGCCGACACATCCACTGAGCTGATGTGCGCGGAAGCAATCCTGGACATTTCCAAGACCATCCTGCCAGCCCCCATGGAAGGCAGTGACAGGCTTCCATCCATGACTCCACTCTTCTGTCCCCCACCCATGCCTCCCCACTCTGAAGGTGATAGCAGCAACATTGACAGTGATGACAGCATAGAGCAGGAGATCCGGACATTTTTGGCCCTCAAGGCACAAGTAGGGAGTCCTCAGCCTACCCAGGGCCTGCTGTCCTCGCCTGGCCCCAGTGGCCAGCCTGGCATCCCCAAGGCCCCTCTTGCTAAAACACCAGATCTGCCTCTGGGCTGCAAACGGAAACGGAGAAACGGAGGCAATACTATGGTGACCAAGAAAATAAGGGAGGGCAGTGCCCGGGACAGTGACCACATCCAGGGGAAAGTTCAGCCTGGCCATGATGGCTGGGACCCTCTCAGCCCGAGCAAAGTCACAGAGGCCCCAGGAGGGGAGGCTGAGGCCAAGGACCAGCCTGTCACTTCCAGGACGGTTGGGCTTAGCGACACACAGCTATCGCAAGGCCATGGAGGCCTCGGCAAGGCCAGCGAGGGGAAGAGTGCCATTGAGAAAGAAAGCTCCGAGGATAAGAGCAGTTCTCTGGACAGTGACGAGGACCTGGACATGGCCATCAAGGACTTGTTAAGATCTAAGCGGAAGTTCAAGAAGAGATGCCGAGAGCCCCGAGCTGCGTGTAAGAAGGTCAGATTTGGCACCACAGAGACTCGGGGTGGGGAGAAGCTGAGCAGCCTTCCTGGGGACTGGAAGGACCAAGGACAGCATGCACTACGGAGCTGTCTGCCCAAGTGCAGAGGGGACGGCAAAGACAGCCCAGGAAGGAGCCCAGTTAGCATCTCCGGCAGGGTGGCAGAGAGGGTGAAGCTGGGTGGCATGGGGGCTGAGGATGCCGCTCCTGCATTGCTTCCCAGGAGGAAAAGTCCAGAAGAGACTCCTACCTCTAAGGACACAGTATCCAGTAGCCACCCTCCTTCAGCCTCTGTCCCCCTGTCTGAGGACAGTTCAGTGGACAGTGATGACAGCATTGAGCTAGAGATCAGGAAGTTTTTGGCAGAAAAGGCCAAGGAGTCTGTACGCAGTTCAGAACCTCAAGGGGTCCCTGCCAAGCCAGAGATGCCCTGCAGGAAAGAGCCAACCCCGAGCTTGCAGCCTGGAGTGTGCACACGGAGCCAAAAAGCCAGGGGAACCCCTCAGTTGGCCGAAGGAAGAAGAGGCCCAGAGAGAGCTCGGACACAGGCAGCCAACCTCTTGAGCCAGACTGGGAGGGTCCCCCCTCGTGCTGAGCAGGCCACTCGCCTCCCCACTGCCCTGGGCCGAAGCGAGCCAGCACTACCCAAGAACACCAGCAGGAACAGCTGTGCCAAAGCATCTCCACCAAACAGGAAAAGTGCTAGTGTTCACAAAGACCAACGGGGAACCCAGACTGCCGTGGCAGAAAGTGTTTTCAGTCAGCTGCCCAGTTATACAGAGGCTGGAAGTGCAGGGGGTGCCTTTCACCTGAACTATGGCAGTCAGAACTTGTTGACCCCCAAACCTGGACCCCAGGCTGACCTTACCCTCCCCTGGAGTGACTTTGCACACCAGAGCAGGCTGTCCAGCCCATGGGCACTGAACTCGGGCCAAGGCACAGTGTGGACAGGGGTCTTCCGGggtgagaaagaaaagggggccaCATCACAGGCTGGGGTCCCACCCAGCCTCTCCTCAGGCCCCAGGAAGAGCCTGCCTTTCCTCTCCACCCAGCTCTTCCACTTTGGGAAGAGTGTCTCCTGGGGAGCCAAGCAGGCTGGTCTCTTCAGCCCCAACCTGGGCCTGCCTCTGCAGGGTCCAGCATTCTCGGCCTTCAGGGAGCCCCAGCCTGGCCATAGCCCTGTATTTGGAAGCCCACACTTGCTTATGAAGGACAGTGGGCAGTGGTCAAGCCGGAAGGCTCAGGGGCCCCTGAGACAGCAGGACAGGAGGAATTCCAGTTCTGAGGACAATGTCCTAGACCTGAGATACCGGCACAGGGTTGACAGGgaacaccaggaccaggaggcttTGGGCAGTGATGCCAGCGAATTCAGTGATACCTCCATAGAGGATGGGGGCAGTGCCACAGTGAGCAGTAAAGGCCTCAAACTGTGA